The Aquila chrysaetos chrysaetos chromosome 4, bAquChr1.4, whole genome shotgun sequence genome segment CCACGCCTGCATGTGCCGTGTCACCCAGGCTGGATGCTGGCAGGGAATGAGTTAcccaagggggggggggggggggggggggctctgcagTAAACTGTCCTGCACGGGGTTTTGTCCTGGACTAAAGGTCTTTCCATCTCCCTGCACCCGCAGGGATGACATCCTCCAATGGCAAGGCGTGCACCTGGGCGCCTGGCATCCTGCAGCCACTTCCAGGTCCCCTTTTTATAGCAATCGCAGCACGTAGCCAcctgggaggaaggggggattAGAAGAAGGagaaaccccacaaaacccagGATGAAACCCTGCAGAAGGGGATGGCCCAGCACCTCTGCAAGGGGCGAGGGATAGATGTCTTCCCCCGGTCCCATTCTGGGCAGGTCCTGGTCACGGAGCCTCGGAAATCCCAGCAGGAGCCCAGTGTCCTGCCAGGCACCCAACAGGCAGCCCCAAGCTAAAGCAAAACCACCTCAGCGATGCCCGTGAAACCCACAGTGGCTGAGAGCGTGCTGCTGCGTGTTGAGGTCACCGGGGTCTGAGAGGTGTTTTTTGACTTTCTGTATCCCAAACCCACACCTGCAACCCCCGAGACACTGTGCGGGGGCCGTGGGTCCTGCTGGAGAGCATGGAGGCCCGCAGGCAGGGCGCTCACCTAGTGCAGTAGGTGCTCACCCGTGGGGAGCATCTCTCCCGCACCCCGGCCTCCTGGTCGGGGGAGAAGCGGAGCCCACCGGGCTGCGGCCGGGCCCATCGGTCGGGGCTTGGAGAGGCGGAGGGCAGAGCCGGCGGCAGGGGAGGTGGGTCCGGGAGGCGGGGCGGGTGTGGGGGTCCCCGGCCGCCCCCTCCGACACCGCCGGCCTGGACGGGGAGAGGGGCGGCCCGGCCGCTCCGGGAGTAGCCGCGGCTCCGCCCCGGGGTAGGGGCTGCTCCGAccggggggcagccccccccgcccgcccccggggctGCGCGACCCCCGGGGCGGGCCGCCCCCcgcctgccctccctcccctccccgggcccATATAGCCgcggggggccggcggcggccggcccgCTCGCCCCGACGGCGCCGGCGGGCTGCGAGCGGCGGCCCCCGCGCCTCCatcccgcccccgccccgcagcgGGACCCCGCGCCGGCAGCACCCGGGTGTCTGCCCCTCCGCTTCCCggcacctccctccctccctccgtccctTCTCGGCCCGGCATGGCTCTGTCCCTGGCCGGCGAGCCGGTCCCCGGAGACGGCGGAGACGCGCTCGGGATGAGCCCCGCCAGCCTCGCTCCCTACTACCCCGCgttcctcccccccgccccgtactTCGAGGCGGCCCCCGACCTCTTCCAGCCCGTGAAGTCCCTGGGCGGGCTGGTCCCCGCCTCCCCGTCTCTGCCCCCCTTCAGCTTCAGCAGGGTCCCCGCTTTCCTGAgccagccgcccccccccgcccgccgagCCCTTCCCcggcctccccctgcccctctgctTCAAGCCGCCGGCCCCCTTGCCCCCGCGGGAGGGCTCgtccggcggggcgggggcccCGGGCTCGCCCCCGCGGTCCTTCCCGAGCCCCCCGCGCTGGGCTGCCCGCAGCccgggggccggcgggccgGCGGGGCAGAGCTACAGGTACCACTTCACCGAGGAGGAGCTCAACGCGGTGCTGTACGGGGCGCTCCGGAGCAGCCAGCTGGCCGGGAGCCTCCACGCCATCTCGGGGCTCCGGGTGTCCCCCGCCAGCCCGGGTAAGGGGGTCTCCGGCGTGTGCGCAaggggcggccggcggcggcaggagGGGCAGCGGGCGGAAGGTCGCTTCTTGCGGCCGGGTGTGCGGTGGCCTTTGGGCACGGTCCCCAGAGGGGTGCAGGCGGTCCCGCGGCAGCCAGGCTCACGGGCTACGGCCCGGGGCACGTCGGGCTTCCTCTCCCCGCGGTTTGCTTGCGTTACGAGCCCGCACCGGGCaagagccggggggggggggggggcgggattCGGGCtgcggccgggggcggcgggaccCGCTGCCTCCGGCCGGCGCCGGGCTGAAGAAGGGGTCCCTCTTGTGCAGGTGCTGCGGACTCCTCCTCCGCTCCGCCGCTCGACAGGGACTCGCTGCAGCTGCCCGAAGGTAGgggcccggcgctgcccgccccccgcgccgcgcccggccgccgccgccgagccgcgCTCAGCCCGCCCTGTCCCCCGCAGGGCTCTCGGTGCTGCGGGTGGCGTACGGGGACGTGTCCCAGCTCGGAGTCTTCTGCACGGACCCCATCCCCAAAGGAGTCCGCTTCGGCCCTTTCCAAGGCAAAGTGGTCAACACCAGCGAGATCAAGACTTACGACGACAACTCGCTGATGTGGGAGGTAGCGGAGGCGCCGCCGggctccccctgcaccccctgGACGGGGCCGGGGCGAGGGTTTCATTTCGGCCGCCCCTGTCCCCTGGCCTGCAAGGGGGGCTTGGCCCAGGGTGGGTGGTGGGACTGGTGCGAGCGGGACGTGTGCGGGCAGGGTCGGGCCAACGCGATCGGTTCTCCCTGCTCTCCAGATCTTTGAATACGGCCGCCTGAGCCACTTCATAGACGGGAAGGGAGCCTCTGGCAACTGGATGTCCCTGGTGAACTGCGCCCGCTTCCCCGAGGAGCAAAACCTGACGGCTATCCAGTGCCAGGGGCAAATCTTCTACGAGAGCTGCAAGGAAATCTTGCCgaagcaggagctgctggtgtGGTACGGCGATTGCTACGTGCAGTTCCTGGGCATCCCCATCAGCCTGAAGGGCATGCCGGAGGGCAAGAGACCCCCGCAGCACCCCGAAGGTGAGCCTGCCGGCGACCCCTCGAAGGGCACTGCCCCTTATTCCCGCGGACCCCTGTCTGGCCGGGAGTAGATTCGCGttgagggagggagaggagctcGGGCGTCACCTTTTCCCGGCCGTGTTCTACTTTGAAAGCTTCCCAGTCCCTGCGGTGAGCCGGTGCCGGGGTAAAACATCTGgcagtgctgggctgagctTGCCTCGGCTCCGCAGAGCCGTGGTTCGAGGGGGGGGTGTCCCGTTTTGGGAGGAaaggggcttgggggggggcgTTTCTGTTTtggttctgttttctcttacGATTGCACGTACCTGACttcatgacatttttcatgCAGTTAACACTCTCGGTAAATGGGGCAGGCTGAAGTCGTTCCGATCCGATAATGCTGATACTGCTTGCAGAGGAAATGCCAAATGCAATTACTCTGTTCTGCTTATAATGCACAGAAAGTATGCCGTCCTTATAAGCAAAACTTCTATatggagaaaacagatttgTGCCAATGCAGGGAAAGCTGGAGCGGGTGTGGGATGGGAACGGCTGGGTGCAGCAGTAAGGGAGAGAAGCAAATTGGCATGGAAATTTGGCGTGGACATTTTTGTAGCTGTTGTCTTAAGGTGCCTCGTTCAGACAGTTGGTAAATCgttcatttcattttaaggcTTGAGCCAAAGTTACTTTtattaaaggcagaaaaggatGTGTAAGCGTTGAAAAATTTCCTGTGTTGTTCCTAAGTTCAGCGGTTAAGAACAgtttgaaatacaaaagaaaaccaaataaacgTGTCTCTGTTCGATAGTATTTTGGAAACGGTAGAAAAGACGTGCAAGTTTATGTTTCTTTTGGGGATGGGAGGTAAAATGTACAGGCAATATTGATAAGAAATACCTGGCAATGTTTCCGTGCGGGGAGACGCTTTAATGTGGGACTCTGCGCTGGTTTTTCACGTATTCGCTCGCTGTTTA includes the following:
- the PRDM14 gene encoding LOW QUALITY PROTEIN: PR domain zinc finger protein 14 (The sequence of the model RefSeq protein was modified relative to this genomic sequence to represent the inferred CDS: deleted 1 base in 1 codon), which codes for MALSLAGEPVPGDGGDALGMSPASLAPYYPAFLPPAPYFEAAPDLFQPVKSLGGLVPASPSLPPFSFSRVPAFLSQPPPPPAEPFPGLPLPLCFKPPAPLPPREGSSGGAGAPGSPPRSFPSPPRWAARSPGAGGPAGQSYRYHFTEEELNAVLYGALRSSQLAGSLHAISGLRVSPASPGAADSSSAPPLDRDSLQLPEGLSVLRVAYGDVSQLGVFCTDPIPKGVRFGPFQGKVVNTSEIKTYDDNSLMWEIFEYGRLSHFIDGKGASGNWMSLVNCARFPEEQNLTAIQCQGQIFYESCKEILPKQELLVWYGDCYVQFLGIPISLKGMPEGKRPPQHPEEAGESFKCEHCGKVFAYKYYRDKHLKYTRCVDQGNRKFPCHLCNRSFEKRDRLRIHILHVHEKHRPHKCSVCGKSFSQSSSLNKHMRVHSGERPYKCVYCNKAFTASSILRTHIRQHSGEKPFKCKHCGKAFASHAAHDSHVRRTHSKEKGCTCSVCGQHFPEQEDYHFHMKIHAAH